The Alkalibacter rhizosphaerae genomic sequence ATCAATAATTGCTTTTTTAAATAATTTGTAAAGCTTACCATTACTTTTACCACTATTGGTTTTCACATTCCCCGGATGCATCGCATTTATCGTTACTCCGGTCCCAGAAAAATACTCATCGAATTTTATCATTGACAGTAGTTGTGCCAATTTTGCCGCACCATAGCTTTTTAGTCCTGAGTATGAATGTTTATCATATCCAAGGTCATCCAAGTGAAGACCCCAAACGGCAAAACGATGAGCCTCGGAATTTACGAATATGATGCGCCCCCGTTTTTGTTTGATAAATTTTTCCTTAATATAGTAATTGATGATAAATGTACTCAAATAATTCGTTTGAAAAACCTGTTCGAGATGATCTTCCGTATAAGTTTTTTTTGTAAGATGGACACCCGCATTATGAATGAAAACATCTATGTCTCTCTCCAGTGCCGCCAGTTTTTTCCCTACTCTATGACTATCGTCTAATCTTGAAAAATCAGCGATCATATAGGAACAAATGGCACCGTAATGGCTCTTAAGCATTTCGCACAGTTTTTTTGATTTTTCCTCATTTCTGTTGATACATAAAATATCAGCGCCATGAGAAGCATATTTTTTTGCAGCGTCATAACCTATACCGGAAGTTGCTCCAGTAATGACCACCAAACGATTCTTAAAATCATCCGTACAAATTTCAGGGTCTAATTTTTGATTATGCAGCATTTTAAAAATATTTGACCATTTATATTGTTTAAAATATTTATTCATACAACCTCCATTAACGAAAAATGTCTTGAGCAACGAGAAGTTTCCACAGTTTTTTCAGCGGATCATCAATGACTTCACGTGGATTCCAATACAATAGAATTTTTTGTTTTAGAATATCAAAGTGAGATTAATAACGCAAGAATCGGGGAGCGAATCACTATTTTGTTTATAGGAATATCGATAGTAAGAGCGCTGCAAAAAACACGGCAACAAAGAAAATAATCATAATGCACAGTGATTTTGAATAGCCTTTCGGCGTAATTTGGCTGTTTTTATCCATTTCCCTGATTATGGGAAACAATCTCCAAAAAAACGATAATATAGAGACGATCAAAGCGACCACTGTCCACAGCTTTGTGGCTTCTCCACCCGTAAACAAAATCACTATTAAAAGCGCAAGAAAAATCAACTTGGTACCAGCCACCCAATTTACCAGATATCGAACAAATCTATGCATTTCAGGGTCCGCCTTAGATTTTTCCCATGCATTAAAGACTCCTACTCCGTTTGCTCTTTGTGAACCTGGAAAAAAATATAACGTTATAACATTTGATACCTCAAGCACAGTGAACAGAAAAATCGCGATCATCAATATAGGCATGTTTTCAACCTCACTACAAATTTATTATTTGCTTCATCTTTGTCACTTCATCAATAGATGTTTTTTCACTTTATATTGCACCTATTTGAAAACATTCTCAGGCATTCTTCGCCCTCAATTCGCTGTTGTTGAACTACCCCCGCTTAACCAAAGGTTTGAAGCGGGAGATTCCGATTCATGAAACCGGACATTCCTGTTCGCAAAGAGTTTGGGATTTAAGTTTCCCCCTGTCAGCCAGGGTCCCCTTATCCGATGGATCTTGATCGCTCAGGCAACCGTGATCCTTGCAGGGTGGTTCAAGCACCCATTATCCCTCCACCCGGCAACGGGCATGGGGACTACATGTTTGTCATAGATCCTCAAGATGTTTAAGGATCCGTTGATGTCGCTGTTTACCAGTTGTTGATCCTGAGTCTGGAACAGTCCTCTTTGGATACGCCGGCTCTTGTTGTAGGAACCCTTTTCTACAGGCTCCAGGTCGTAGGCACTGACTCCGGAAGTATAGGCTTCCTTTACCAGTACCACTTCCATCCCCACCAGGGCTGCCTTGTACTTGATCATCTCCACCAGTCGCTGGACGGGGATCTGGACAAACCCCTTGATGGGAGAGTGTTGCTTGATTCCTTTGAGATCTCCCAGAACGATGGTATGGCAACCATGACTCACAGCCAGATCCACCACCTTGCGGCTCACCTTGTGGAGGGCATCCTGGAGGTAGTTGTGCCGTTTCTGGTACAAGCGGCGGATCCTCTTGGTGGTCTGGTAATTGGCGGCACCTGTTTGCTTCATCTCCAGGCCGGTAAACCGTCGGATCTGCTGGTTGTAATAAGCGTTCTTTGCTTTCAAGGTCTTCCCGTTTATTAGGACTTGTTCCATGCTGCGCTGGAAGGTGATGGCGCACAGATTGTCCAGACCCAGGTCGATGCTCATCACATTGTTCCAGGATTCTGGCAGGACCTTTTCTTCCACCTTGTAGATGAAGCGAAGCACCCATCTTCTTTGCATCTTGTCCCAGGAAAAACATGCTTGCTGCATTTTATTGCCACCCAACTGCTGCAACACCCATGGTGGGAGTGTCACATCGAGACTTGGTAGACAGTGGGTTTTCTGCATAGCTTTGGACAGGGACAGTTTCAACACCCTTCCTTTCAGGCGGAGGGCAAAGTTGGTGAAGAGGACTTGGTTCTTGAAAGTTCCGCCCTTGTATCTTGGGGGATGGGGGGGACCCAGGTACTTGTGTGGGTTCTTGTTGTGATCCTCCCTGCTTCGAAAGCCAGTCCTGGTCTAAGAGCTTGAGGCACTGCTGGTAGGTATGGGAATGAAGATGATCCCGATGCCAGTTATCTTGCAGCTGCCTTTCCAGCTCCACGTAAGAGATCCACCCTTCCTCCCGACACTGGTAGTTGGCAATGTTGTAGAGTTTGGTGGTGTGGAAGGACAGTTCCTCCACGATTTGGAGCTGTGTGGTTGTTAATTTTGGGTAGTATTTCAAGGCAAGACGCATGAGGAACCTCCTGTTCGAAAGGGAACGTATGTTCTAATTATGCTTCTCCAATAGCAGGATGTCCACTACTTAGAATGATATTTACAGATTATTTATAGTATGCAAAAACCAGGCAATTCATCACCCGGTTATAGAACGGGGTGTATTCTTGCCTAAGTTGATAAATTAATTCTATCAAATATTTCAAGAATTGAATATGTGGATTTTCTGTTCAGATATTTTTGCAAAGGAACCAACGTATTGAGGGGGCTAAGTTTGTATGGTTTATGCCCCCTGTTATTTTCAACTTTCTTGATATGCATTATCGCAACAAACTCAAATATTGTGAAAGCCTATCTTTCACGTATTCTCCAATCATATTCACCATCGGAGATGCATCGTTATCCCGATAATAGCTATCAAAACAAGAGTAATATTTTCTTCGATCAGCAAACTTCACATCGATAGGCGGATATCCCGCCTGCATGAGCATGAGATTCAATATTAACCGGCCAGCACGCCCATTCCCGTCAACAAAAGGATGAATTCCCTCAAAAATCAGATGGAATAAAGCTGCAGTATGTATGATATGCCGGTTTTCACTGGATAACTCCGCGATCAACCGCTCCATTTGAACTGGAACAAGATATGGTTGCGGAGGTTCATGGTGCGCACCCATAATCTTCACCGGTATTCTCCTATAGACACCCTTATCTTCTGGTCTGTCAATCAAAACAAGTGCGTGAATTTCACGTAATATCCGTTCCGAAATAGGAACATTTCCACTGACAAGGGTAACAACATAACGAAATGCGTCGCGATGCCCCACTGCTTCAAGATGGTCTTTAAGCGGTTTTTGATCAATTGTCACACCCTCCAAGGCTAGTGCCGTTTCCCGAAGTGTAAGGGTATTACCCTCAATGGCGTTTGAGTTGTATGTAAATTCCACTAAGAATTCGTCCTGCAAACGCTTTAATTCTCCGCTTGTCAATGGACGTCGTCGGTCTATTTCTGCCTTCATCTCATCGATAGTCTCAAAGAGTGCGGCGTATTGTTTTGGAATCTCCTTGCCGCGGAGACTGCGTCCATCGATTGGCTTTAATGAATCCTCCGGAATGAGGTAGGATCGTCCGTCTCTGATAACCCCCTTAATCCGCCCCTCCTTACAAAGTACACGAACACGGCGATCGGATAGTCCCCATCGCTCCGCAGCCTGTTTTACTGTAATATATTCCACATTTTTCACCTCCGTTACTCTTTCAGTATACTGCGCATTCGGAATAATATCAACTTATAATCTAACATTTACAATCGTATCATTCCTTTTAATCGAGGAGATTTTTACTAGTGAATTGAACCGCAGAGGAAAAGCGATACTCTGTTTTGAGGTTCTGGTGCAAAAACTTCAAATACACAGAAGTCAGTCATTATTGGATGGGACAGCAAAGATGAAATCAAATTTTCATCCGCTTTACTGTATTGCTTAATTTCCATTCATTTCACCGTCTATTTTATCCTTTTCCTGAAATCAGCAAGCAAGAAAACGGCATCAAACATTTCATCCGAACACAAGTCGAAAACTATGGGAAAATATTTCAGTTTTCCCATTTGTTGCACGCCCGATATCATTCGCTTCACCTCATTGTCAAGAGGAAGACTTAATACATCTACACGGGCTTTTTCGGGAACATAGATAGTCACCTTGAAAAAACTGTTCCAAATCGATAACCAAAAAACAGTTGTTTCATTTTGACCGCCTCGAACGCCTGTCCACTTATAAATTCCCTTTGCCAGCCACGCCTTACCGTCGATGTAGTAACGCCATTCCAACTGAATATCGTGGCATGCAAGTTCGTTGATAAACTTTATATAGGCGTTGTTCGATTCACCAAGTGCCT encodes the following:
- a CDS encoding SDR family NAD(P)-dependent oxidoreductase, producing MNKYFKQYKWSNIFKMLHNQKLDPEICTDDFKNRLVVITGATSGIGYDAAKKYASHGADILCINRNEEKSKKLCEMLKSHYGAICSYMIADFSRLDDSHRVGKKLAALERDIDVFIHNAGVHLTKKTYTEDHLEQVFQTNYLSTFIINYYIKEKFIKQKRGRIIFVNSEAHRFAVWGLHLDDLGYDKHSYSGLKSYGAAKLAQLLSMIKFDEYFSGTGVTINAMHPGNVKTNSGKSNGKLYKLFKKAIIDVNARSIDNSSESLYFLGVSKKVENISGRFFNLTTEEEPAPPALDRAEAEKLWLLSLELGGLR
- a CDS encoding RNA-guided endonuclease InsQ/TnpB family protein, with protein sequence MQQACFSWDKMQRRWVLRFIYKVEEKVLPESWNNVMSIDLGLDNLCAITFQRSMEQVLINGKTLKAKNAYYNQQIRRFTGLEMKQTGAANYQTTKRIRRLYQKRHNYLQDALHKVSRKVVDLAVSHGCHTIVLGDLKGIKQHSPIKGFVQIPVQRLVEMIKYKAALVGMEVVLVKEAYTSGVSAYDLEPVEKGSYNKSRRIQRGLFQTQDQQLVNSDINGSLNILRIYDKHVVPMPVAGWRDNGCLNHPARITVA
- a CDS encoding Fic family protein — encoded protein: MEYITVKQAAERWGLSDRRVRVLCKEGRIKGVIRDGRSYLIPEDSLKPIDGRSLRGKEIPKQYAALFETIDEMKAEIDRRRPLTSGELKRLQDEFLVEFTYNSNAIEGNTLTLRETALALEGVTIDQKPLKDHLEAVGHRDAFRYVVTLVSGNVPISERILREIHALVLIDRPEDKGVYRRIPVKIMGAHHEPPQPYLVPVQMERLIAELSSENRHIIHTAALFHLIFEGIHPFVDGNGRAGRLILNLMLMQAGYPPIDVKFADRRKYYSCFDSYYRDNDASPMVNMIGEYVKDRLSQYLSLLR